In bacterium, a single window of DNA contains:
- a CDS encoding DUF4147 domain-containing protein — MALKLDPSVFRVEGTAALRRAAAKILAEAIRAVDPGAATGRAIVRTSTGVRIAGRTYRLRDHAKVIVVGAGKASAPMARAAERALGRRITAGLVTAARGPRDRPSRIIVREAAHPVPDAAGEAAAREMLALVRGLGPDDLVLCLLSGGGSALLPLPRDGLSLQDLAETTNLLLRSGADIVELNTVRKHLSAIAGGQLARGAAPARVATLAISDVVGSPPDAIASGPTVPDPTTFADALAVLDRYGVAARVPAAVRGVLERGRDGAIPDTPKPGDPVFREAAMTIVADNLAAARAAATAARAAGFHALLLSTYLEGEARHAGRVLAGIARQIAATGDPVRRPACVVCGGETTVTVTGGGRGGRNQELALAAAAAIAGVPDTLIVGFATDGRDGPTDAAGGAVDGATLARARRAGLDPARRLRNNDAYPLLRATGDLITTGPTGTNVADLALVLCGKTRGKERRRRERPARS, encoded by the coding sequence ATGGCGCTGAAGCTCGACCCGTCGGTGTTCCGCGTCGAGGGGACCGCGGCGCTCCGCCGCGCCGCGGCGAAGATTCTCGCCGAGGCGATCCGCGCGGTCGACCCGGGCGCCGCGACGGGCCGCGCGATCGTCCGGACGAGCACCGGCGTCCGGATCGCCGGGCGGACGTACCGGCTGCGCGATCACGCCAAGGTGATCGTCGTCGGCGCAGGCAAGGCGTCGGCGCCGATGGCGCGGGCGGCGGAACGGGCCCTCGGCCGCCGGATCACGGCCGGCCTCGTCACGGCCGCGCGGGGTCCCCGGGACCGTCCGTCGCGGATCATCGTACGGGAGGCGGCGCACCCGGTGCCGGACGCGGCGGGCGAAGCGGCGGCCCGGGAGATGCTCGCGCTCGTCCGCGGGCTCGGCCCCGACGATCTCGTGCTGTGCCTCTTGTCCGGCGGCGGCTCGGCGCTGCTGCCGCTTCCCCGCGACGGCCTGTCGCTCCAAGATCTGGCGGAGACGACGAACCTGCTGCTGCGGTCGGGCGCCGACATCGTCGAGTTGAACACCGTGCGCAAGCACCTCTCGGCGATCGCGGGCGGACAGCTCGCGCGCGGGGCGGCGCCCGCACGTGTCGCGACGCTGGCGATCTCCGACGTCGTGGGCTCGCCGCCGGACGCGATCGCCTCGGGCCCGACGGTGCCGGACCCGACGACGTTCGCGGACGCGCTCGCGGTGCTCGACCGGTACGGCGTCGCCGCCCGCGTCCCCGCGGCGGTGCGCGGGGTGCTCGAACGGGGGCGCGACGGGGCGATCCCCGACACTCCGAAGCCGGGCGATCCGGTCTTTCGCGAGGCCGCGATGACGATCGTCGCGGATAATCTCGCCGCGGCCCGCGCCGCCGCGACGGCGGCGCGGGCCGCTGGGTTTCACGCACTGCTGCTGTCCACCTACCTCGAAGGCGAAGCGCGCCACGCCGGCCGCGTGCTCGCCGGAATCGCCCGGCAGATCGCCGCCACCGGCGATCCGGTGCGGCGGCCGGCCTGTGTCGTCTGCGGCGGCGAGACCACCGTCACCGTGACCGGCGGCGGGCGGGGCGGCCGCAACCAGGAGCTGGCGTTGGCGGCGGCCGCCGCCATCGCAGGCGTGCCGGACACGCTGATCGTCGGCTTCGCGACCGACGGGCGGGACGGGCCGACGGACGCGGCGGGCGGGGCGGTGGACGGCGCCACCCTGGCGCGCGCCCGGCGGGCGGGGCTCGATCCCGCGCGCCGCCTCCGCAACAACGACGCGTATCCGCTGCTTCGGGCGACCGGGGACCTCATCACCACCGGTCCGACCGGCACCAACGTCGCGGACCTCGCGCTCGTCCTCTGCGGCAAGACGCGGGGGAAGGAACGGCGCAGGAGGGAACGGCCGGCGCGCTCCTGA